GCACCGTCATAGCTTAGGATGCGTGTTCCCGGACGGGAACATACGAGTTTCGGTGTGGCCTTGCTCGTGCACATCACTGCTACGCGCAGCGGAAGCAGAAGCTGCCAAGGCTTGACCGGCACTGCGTTCCAGGGTTATCCTAAGTGGTTGCGAGGGTTTGGTTTGCGCTTCCCTTCCGGCGCCTCTCGACCCTCCATCCCGTCCCTTCAGCCGCCACACGCGACTCCCTTGCCCATCCTCCTCGTCTTTGCCGTGGCCGCCCTGGCGGCGCTGCTGGTAACACCGGCCATCGTGCGGGTGGTTACGGCGCACGGGCTGTACGGGCACGTGCGCGGCGACTCGCCCACGCGGCGGGTTCCGCGGCTGGGGGGCATTCCCGTGTGGCTGGCGACGTCGGCGGGGATCCTGGCGGCCGTGCTCGGGCCGGGGGTGAACGCCGTGGGCGCGGGGCCGGACCGGTTCTTCGTCGGCGTGCTGGTGGCGGGCTCGCTGATGTTCGCCGTGGGGCTGCTGGACGACCTGTACAACCTGCGCCCTTCGGCCAAGCTGCTGGCCCAGTGCACCGCCGCCGTGGTGGCGTACGCGTGCGGCTTTCGCATCGACGGGATCACCTTCGCGGGCGCCACGCTCGACACCGCCGCCCTGGCGCTGCCGCTGACGCTGCTGTGGATCGTAGGCGTCACCAACGCCTTCAACCTGATCGACGGGCTGGACGGCCTGGCGACCGGAATCGGCCTGGTCGCGCTGTGCACCACGCTTACCGTGGCGCTGATGCTGGGCAACCTGGAGGTGGCCATGGCGTGCGCCGCCCTGGGCGGCGCGCTGCTGGGCTTCCTCCGCTACAACTTTCGCCCCGCGCGCATTTTCCTGGGCGACTCGGGAAGCATGTTCGTGGGTTTCATGCTGGCGGTGCTGTCGGTGCACGGGAGCACCAAGAGCGCCGCGGCCGTGCTGGTGGCGGTGCCGGTGCTGGTGCTGGCGCTCCCCATCATGGACACGCTGCTGGCCATCGTGCGGCGCTGGCTGCGGGGCACGCCCGTGTTCGGCGCCGACGAGCGCCACCTTCACCACCGGCTGCTGGCCGTGGGCGTAACCCACGTGCGCGCCGTGGTGCTGCTGTACCTGATGGCCGCGGCGCTCGCCGTCTTCGGCGTCCTGCTGGCGTTCGGGCCCCCGTCGCTGGTGGCGGCCGTGGCCCTGGGCGGCGCGGCGGTGTCGATGGTTCTGCTGCTGGCCGGCATCAAGGTGCTGGGCTACTACGAGTTCGTGGAAGCGGGCGCGGTGCTGCACTCGGGAATGCGTGGCATCCGCCAGAGCATCCGCGACCAGATCCACGCACGCGACGTGGCGCAGGTGCTGGCCCGCGCCGAGTCGATGGAGCACATCGAGGCGATCCTGGGCGACAACGCCGAGGGGCTGGGGCTGCTGTACGCGACGGTCTGCCGCGAGTCGTCGCCGGTGGGCGGGCGCTCGGTGCTCCCCCGGACGGTGGCGGCGGGCGCATGGAAGCTGGAGTGCCCGGTGGAGCTGAACTACGCCAACGCCGATCCCTACGTGCTGCGCGTGTGGACGGAGGCACCCGACGACCTGCGCCTGCTGACGGCCGACCGCACGGCGCGCGTGCTGGCCGCCGCGGTGCGCGGCTGGCTCACCGGCCCCCGCACGCCGCTTCCCGCTCCCGGCGGCGTCTCCCTCGGCCATCTCGGCCCCACGCCGTCTGGCGCTTCGGCCTGATCCCTCCGCCCGATCCCATCATCGATTTCCCCGCTCCCGGCCCGGTGCGCGTCGCATACCTCAGCGCGTCCGGCGCGCTGGGCGGGGCGGAGCGCGTGCTGCTGGACGTGCTGGCCAGCGTGCGCGCCGCCGAACCCTCGTGGCCGCTCACCCTGGTCTCCGGCGAGGACGGGCCGCTTCTGGAGCGCGTCCGTGCGCTGGGCGTGGAGGCGCACGTGCTCCCCTTTCCACGCGGCCTGGCCGCGCTGGGAGACGCCGGTGCGGGCGGAACGCTGCGCCTTCTCGGCGGCATGGCCGCGGCGGGCCCCGGGGCGGCGGCATACGTGGCGCGCCTC
This portion of the Longimicrobium sp. genome encodes:
- a CDS encoding MraY family glycosyltransferase; the protein is MPILLVFAVAALAALLVTPAIVRVVTAHGLYGHVRGDSPTRRVPRLGGIPVWLATSAGILAAVLGPGVNAVGAGPDRFFVGVLVAGSLMFAVGLLDDLYNLRPSAKLLAQCTAAVVAYACGFRIDGITFAGATLDTAALALPLTLLWIVGVTNAFNLIDGLDGLATGIGLVALCTTLTVALMLGNLEVAMACAALGGALLGFLRYNFRPARIFLGDSGSMFVGFMLAVLSVHGSTKSAAAVLVAVPVLVLALPIMDTLLAIVRRWLRGTPVFGADERHLHHRLLAVGVTHVRAVVLLYLMAAALAVFGVLLAFGPPSLVAAVALGGAAVSMVLLLAGIKVLGYYEFVEAGAVLHSGMRGIRQSIRDQIHARDVAQVLARAESMEHIEAILGDNAEGLGLLYATVCRESSPVGGRSVLPRTVAAGAWKLECPVELNYANADPYVLRVWTEAPDDLRLLTADRTARVLAAAVRGWLTGPRTPLPAPGGVSLGHLGPTPSGASA